One Glycine max cultivar Williams 82 chromosome 4, Glycine_max_v4.0, whole genome shotgun sequence DNA segment encodes these proteins:
- the LOC111240476 gene encoding putative calcium-binding protein has protein sequence MRVNTEFERVLKYFDEDGDGKISPSELRNRLGMMGGVLLFKDAEKLIEELDSDGDGFLSLEDFVKIMEAAGEEEKLKDLAEAFEMYHDSEMFGFITPKSLQKMLGRLGESKSMEQCTAMIGHFDLNGDGLLSFDEFRVMMQ, from the coding sequence ATGAGGGTGAACACAGAGTTTGAGCGTGTTCTTAAGTATTTTGATGAGGATGGGGATGGTAAGATTTCCCCATCTGAGCTCAGGAACCGGCTAGGCATGATGGGTGGTGTGTTATTGTTCAAAGACGCTGAAAAGTTGATTGAGGAATTGGATTCTGACGGTGATGGGTTTTTGAGTTTGGAAGATTTTGTGAAGATAATGGAGGCAGCAGGGGAAGAAGAGAAGTTGAAGGATTTGGCAGAGGCTTTTGAGATGTACCATGACTCTGAAATGTTTGGGTTTATAACACCCAAAAGCTTGCAAAAGATGCTAGGTAGGTTAGGAGAATCAAAATCCATGGAGCAATGCACAGCTATGATTGGCCACTTTGATTTGAATGGAGATGGCCTGCTTAGCTTTGATGAATTTAGAGTCATGATGCAGtga
- the LOC100805239 gene encoding probable calcium-binding protein CML25/26: MRVNTEFERVLKYFNEDGDGKISPSELRNRLGMMGGELLFKDAEKLIEELDSDGDGLLSLENFVKIMEDAGEEKLKDLAEAFEMYRNTEMYGFITTKSLQRMLRRLGESKSMEQCTTMIDHFDLNGDGLLVKQLRFSRLLIIGN; this comes from the coding sequence ATGAGGGTGAACACAGAGTTTGAGCGCGTTCTTAAGTATTTCAATGAAGATGGGGATGGTAAGATTTCCCCATCTGAGCTTAGGAACCGGCTAGGCATGATGGGTGGTGAGTTATTGTTCAAAGACGCTGAAAAGTTGATTGAGGAATTGGATTCTGACGGTGATGGGCTTTTGAGTTTGGAAAATTTTGTGAAGATAATGGAGGATGCTGGGGAAGAGAAGTTGAAGGATTTGGCAGAGGCTTTTGAGATGTACCGTAACACTGAAATGTATGGGTTTATAACAACCAAAAGCTTGCAAAGGATGCTGCGTAGGTTAGGAGAATCAAAATCCATGGAGCAATGCACAACTATGATTGACCACTTTGATTTGAATGGAGATGGCCTGCTTGTAAAACAATTAAGGTTTTCTAGATTATTAATTATAGGAAATTAA